A portion of the Malassezia japonica chromosome 3, complete sequence genome contains these proteins:
- the CAB5 gene encoding dephospho-CoA kinase (EggNog:ENOG503NWXJ; BUSCO:EOG09264E6Z; TransMembrane:1 (o213-236i); COG:H) has translation MIVVGLSGGIASGKSTVSRLLQGHNVPVVDLDEIAKEVVQPGTSTLKRLAHTFGDDILNADGSLNRAELGRRAFGNKEETKKLNAITHTAIRRVMAWRLVKLWLLGTRLVVVDTPLLIEAGLYKWCSQTVLVWCTDKQQLHRMLQRDGQSKGLTEEDARARLAAQLPLASKLAYADIVIDNSSEADGASELVRTEVTTLVSRWRLEQAEPLHLLSWLLCWLVPPIGLMWGYVVAVAHARRIAYQQAEQRFAEKEEKDV, from the exons ATGATCG TCGTGGGATTGTCTGGCGGAATTGCCTCGGGCAAGTCGACTGTGTCGCGGCTTTTACAGGGCCACAATGTCCCCGTGGTTGATTTGGACGAGATCGCGAAGGAGGTCGTGCAGCccggcacgtcgacgcTCAAGCGGCTCGCACACACCTTTGGCGACGACATCCTGAACGCCGACGGCTCGCTGaaccgcgccgagctcggccgccgcgcattCGGAAACAAGGAAGAGACAAAGAAGCTGAATGCGATCACGCACACGGCAATCCGGCGCGTCATGGCGTGGCGCCTCGTCAAGCTCTGGCTATTAGGCACGCGCCTTGTTGtcgtcgacacgccgctcCTGATCGAGGCGGGCCTGTACAAGTGGTGCTCGCAGACGGTACTGGTGTGGTG cacggacaagcagcagctgcaccggatgctccagcgcgacggGCAGAGCAAAGGCCTCACCGAGgaggacgcgcgcgcgcgtctcgccgcACAGCTTCCGCTCGCGTCCAAGCTCGCGTACGCGGACATAGTCATTGACAACTCGAgcgaggccgacggcgcgtcggagctcgtgcgcaccgaggtCACGACGCTCGTCTCGCGCTGGCGGCTCGAGCAAGCCGAGCCGCTGCACCTCCTCTCGTGGCTGCTCTGCTGGCTCGTGCCTCCAATCGGCCTCATGTGGGGCTACGTGGTGGCGGTGGCGCATGcacggcgcatcgcctaCCAGCAGGCGGAGCAGCGCTTCGCGGAGAAGGAGGAAAAGGACGTATAG
- a CDS encoding uncharacterized protein (EggNog:ENOG503NZDY; TransMembrane:1 (o509-528i); COG:S), whose translation MGDQLQVDPACQCPVRPVDGYVSRGDRKPYLSHLLQPSASPQHLLAVSDVPALLLFDKARLAQPMRTIPVPADENITGVANVEYASAAWAGSSQAGYIALWDARSQSADAVRLAGPSGAPYLSVAANGPHIAAGTELVGADAAIDLWDMRNPQTPLCTYGDVHSDDIMTLTFHPDAAAHPNILLSGGMDGLVSAIDTTIAQEEDAVISVGNTDSSLARVGFATHAPSYRYAPKTPPTDVDLDEKDLALSTDPRRTALGPVYAVSNMQTLGVWDADKFDCIVSDVAVRTPTSFRPPWVTDYVVDAGSVLPTPIVADAGTVRIPMMVGDQEGGAALISVDVDASDASAQWTLHARLPCAQTSSQAHSDIVRSVAWDANTQRLFTGGEDGKLLAWALDGSTPQAAHHLVPDQLGPLLYVRHPVSQAPPQPHAPCAVMVCGWMDAQLKHVDKYAKPYSEMYPHATVLIQLSTAKSAFFTTREGNRPEAETSLEVLRSASDRARSMVPGERPTVLFHSFSNGGFIPLMTLLYFGCKDPMRLPQPLAHIMECSPGVLSGKTLADAMTVAADTSTMYGRTSEWMSRTLSRALMDGIAGYSLARGQEHPFEQAKREFNEPATWAWSDAPARIPPRLYTMTLADQFIPPDRVYKHAAQMNAAITGHAGDVPVVDMEGLAPEDVRLNNVPVQICRWEHAMHCALARHAGPTYWTAIRQFLTSVVATGVAPQSKL comes from the exons ATGGGCGACCAACTGCAGGTGGACCCTGCGTGCCAGTGCCCGGTGCGCCCGGTGGACGGATACGTGAGCCGGGGGGACCGCAAGCCATACCTCTCGCATCTGCTgcagccgagcgcctcgccgcagcATCTGCTCGCGgtgagcgacgtgccggcgctgctcctctTTGACAAGGCGCGGCTTGCCCAACCTATGCGCACGATTCCTGTGCCGGCGGACGAAAACATTACTGGTGTTGCGAATGTCGAGTACGCGTCCGCGGCATGGGCGGGCTCGTCGCAGGCCGGCTACATTGCGCTATGGGATGCGCGCTCGCagagcgccgacgcggtACGCCTCGCTGGCCCTAGCGGCGCACCGTACCTGTCGGTCGCCGCGAACGGGCCGCACATTGCCGCAGGTACCGAGCTCGTGGGAGCCGATGCCGCGATTGATTTGTGGGATATGCGGAATCCACAGACGCCGCTGTGCACGTACGGCGACGTGCACTCGGACGATATCATGACGCTGACTTTTCACCCcgatgccgcggcgcaccctAATATCCTCCTGAGTGGCGGTATGGATGGCCTCGTGAGCGCAATTGATACCACGATCGCGCAGGAGGAGGATGCTGTGATCTCGGTGGGAAATACGGATAGCAGtcttgcgcgcgtcggctttgcgacgcacgcaccgTCGTACCGCTACGCGCCCAAGACGCCCCCCACCGATGTGGATCTGGACGAAAAGGACCTGGCACTCAGCACCGATCcccggcgcacggcgctcggcccgGTGTATGCGGTGAGCAACAtgcagacgctcggcgtgtgGGACGCGGACAAGTTTGACTGTATCGTATCCGACGTCGCTGTGCGCACTCCTACGAGTTTCCGGCCACCGTGGGTTACCGACTATGTTGTAGACGCCGGGAGCGTACTGCCTACACCGATCGTGGCCGATGCTGGCACCGTGCGCATTCCCATGATGGTCGGCGACCAAgaaggcggcgcggcgctcatcAGCgtggacgtcgacgcgagcgacgcatcTGCGCAGTGgacgctgcacgcgcgccttcCCTGCGCACAGACCTCGAGCCAGGCGCATTCCGACATTGTGCGCAGCGTTGCATGGGATGCGAAT acgcagcgcctctttaCCGGTGGCGAAGACGGCAAGCTCCTCGCTTGGGCACTCGACGGAAGCACGCCTCAAGCAGCGCACCATCTGGTGCCCGAC CAGCTTGGCCCGCTGCTATATGTGCGGCACCCCGTCTCTCAAGccccgccgcagccgcacgcgccgtgtGCGGTTATGGTGTGTGGCTGGATGGATGCCCAGCTGAAGCACGTCGACAAGTATGCGAAGCCGTACTCTGAGATGTATCCCCATGCGACGGTGCTGATCCAGCTGTCCACCGCCAAGTCCGCTTTTTTTACGACACGCGAAGGTAACCGccccgaggccgagacgTCGCTCGAAGTGCTCCGCTCGGCCTCAGACCGTGCGCGGAGCATGGTGCCTGGCGAGCGCCCGACGGTCCTGTTCCACTCCTTTTCAAACGGTGGTTTTATTCCGCTCATGACGCTCCTGTACTTTGGGTGCAAGGACCCTATGCGCCTCCCGCAACCGCTCGCGCACATTATGGAGTGCTCACCCGGCGTGCTGAGCGGCAAGACACTCGCGGATGCCATGACCGTCGCCGCAGACACCAGCACAATGTACGGTCGCACGAGCGAGTGGATGTCGCGTACGCTCAGCCGTGCGCTCATGGACGGAATTGCCGGCTACtcgctggcgcgcggccaaGAGCACCCTTtcgagcaggccaagcGCGAGTTCAACGAGCCGGCGACGTGGGCATggagcgatgcgccggcgcgaaTTCCTCCTCGCCTCTATACGATGACGCTCGCGGACCAGTTCATTCCTCCTGACCGCGTCTACAagcatgcggcgcagatGAATGCGGCCATCACTGGCCACGCCGGCGATGTGCCGGTGGTCGACATGGAAGGCCTCGCGCCCGAAGACGTGCGCCTGAACAATGTCCCGGTGCAAATCTGCCGCTGGGAGCATGCGATGCACTGCGCGTTGGCTCGCCATGCGGGCCCTACGTACTGGACGGCGATCCGCCAATTCCTTACCTCGGTGGTGGCTACGGGTGTGGCACCGCAGAGCAAACTCTAG
- the GLR1 gene encoding glutathione-disulfide reductase (EggNog:ENOG503NVN5; COG:Q; BUSCO:EOG09262H1X) has product MPPVNPPSESHYDLIVLGGGSGGMGASRRAASYGKKAVVIEESGVLGGTCVNVGCVPKKLMWHAADLQEHLKEAHEYGFEDAGKSFNVPTVNWNYLAEKRDAYVRRLNGIYDRNLEKDKVDYISGHGKLLGHGRVRVSPSPNGELKQEITISADHIVIATGGRPSLPSDKDIPGASLGTDSDGFFAMREQPKRVLVVGAGYIAVELAGVLNALGSETHLAIRHDKVLRAFDPIISDTLMDVMHNTGLKLHKNTNVKRVEGAKGGPLTVHFDTGSSIEVDALIWAIGRHANTANLGLEAADVKTDQKGSIVVDKYQNSSAAKIYAVGDIQGKAELTPVAIAAGRRLSNRLFGPEKFKDDHLDYTNIPTAIFSHPAAGTVGLTEAETREKFAGEKITIYRTRFTPMYYGLLSHKMPAAYKIVCVGEEQKVVGVHMVGMGSDESIQTVGIAVKMGATKQDFDDTVAVHPTSAEELVTTYVPVQE; this is encoded by the coding sequence ATGCCTCCGGTAAACCCTCCCAGCGAGTCGCACTACGATCTGATCGTCCTTGGTGGCGGTTCTGGCGGCATGGGCGCCAGCCGTCGTGCGGCGTCCTACGGCAAAAAGGCTGTCGTCATTGAAGAGTCTGGCGTTCTCGGCGGAACGTGTGTCAACGTCGGATGTGTGCCGAAGAAGCTCATgtggcacgccgccgatctCCAGGAGCACCTCAAGGAGGCGCACGAATACGGCTTCGAGGACGCCGGCAAGTCGTTCAACGTCCCGACGGTCAACTGGAACTACCTCGCAgagaagcgcgacgcatacgtgcgccgcctcaaCGGTATCTACGACCGCAACCTCGAAAAGGACAAGGTCGACTACATCTCTGGCCACGgcaagctcctcggccacggccgcgtGCGGGTTTCGCCGTCGCCTAACGGTGAGCTCAAACAGGAGATCACCATCTCTGCCGACCACATTGTCATCGCCACCGGCGGCCGgccgagcttgccgagcgacaAAGACATTCCGGGCGCGAGCCTCGGTACCGATTCGGACGGCTTCTTTgcgatgcgcgagcagccgaagcgcgtgctggtcgtcggcgcgggctATATTGCCGTCGAGCTGGCGGGCGTGCTCAACGCCCTCGGCTCCGAGACGCACCTCGCGATCCGCCACGACAAGGTTCTCCGTGCGTTCGACCCGATCATTTCGGACACGCTCATGGATGTGATGCACAACACTGGTCTGAAGCTGCACAAGAACACAAACGTGAAGCGTGTCGAGGGTGCCAAGGGCGGCCCGCTCACGGTGCACTTTGACACGGGCAGCTCGAtcgaggtcgacgcgctgatCTGGGCGATCGGTCGCCACGCCAACACGGCCAACCTCGGGCTagaggcggccgacgtcAAGACTGACCAGAAGGGCAGCATTGTGGTCGACAAGTACCAAAACTCGAGCGCTGCCAAGATTTATGCGGTGGGCGACATCCAGGGCAAGGCCGAGCTCACGCCGGTGGCCATTgccgcaggccgccgcctgtCGAACCGCCTGTTTGGCCCGGAAAAGTTCAAGGACGACCACCTGGACTACACCAACATCCCCACGGCCATCTTTAGCCACCCCGCCGCGGGCACCGTCGGCCTTaccgaggccgagacgcgcgagaAGTTTGCGGGCGAGAAGATCACCATCTACCGCACGCGCTTCACACCGATGTACTACGGCCTCCTCTCGCACAAGATGCCCGCAGCGTACAAGATCGTGTGTGTCGGCGAGGAACAAaaggtcgtcggcgtgcacATGGTCGGCATGGGCTCCGACGAGTCGATCCAGACCGTTGGTATCGCGGTGAAGATGGGCGCGACCAAGCAGGACTTTGACGACACGGTCGCCGTGCACCCGACTAgtgccgaggagctggttACGACCTATGTGCCTGTTCAAGAGTAA
- a CDS encoding uncharacterized protein (EggNog:ENOG503P73U; COG:K) translates to MPPTTPMRGYSGVRTTPYDAEARGYETQADAAPTSYRADIAARGRRPFHQPGLFYKDLRLLMYAYGDVPNPQPDSISVLEEMTVDFLTDLCLRAEPSVYTLGLTTSQQAAAAIESGEPPSSSLRGHPPAIQTHRQRAKLDDIKHALRHDRKKLGRLEQLLPAASAVSKTLRRVQAHS, encoded by the exons ATGCCGCCGACAACGCCGATGCGGGGCTACAGTggcgtgcgcaccacgCCGTACGACGCAGAAGCACGGGGATACGAGACACAGGCGGATGCGGCCCCGACATCGTACCGCGCGGATATCGCCGCTCGTGGACGCCGGCCGTTCCACCAGCCAGGGCTGTTTTACAAGGACCTTCGCCTGCTCATGTACGCCtacggcgacgtgccgaaTCCCCAACCGGACTCGATTTCGGTCTTGGAGGAGATGACGGTCGACTTTCTGACGGACCTGTGCCTGCGCGCGGAGCCGTCCGTGTACACACTCGGCCTCACCACGTCGCAGCAGGCTGCGGCCGCGATCGagagcggcgagccgccttcctcgtcgctgcgcggccaCCCACCGGCGATCCAGACGCATcgccagcgcgccaagctcgaTGATATCaagcacgcgctgcgccacgacCGCAAGAAACTGGGGCGTcttgagcagctcct GCCCGCCGCATCGGCGGTGTCGAAGACGTTGCGGCGAGTGCAGGCGCACTCGTAA
- a CDS encoding uncharacterized protein (EggNog:ENOG503NYAV; COG:S), whose amino-acid sequence MARHEQVRPRLVDLAEVDDDGQDALMQWPAAASVVRKPPPQVEKKEAKQVRFDSAGAHETADASMPEDAPPVEKPYVPVMGAIRERADDNAGHERRTAPRTSRFRAEREMDRALDDGLDEDGKPMSAFRRSRLLKSKGQSVASPGSSARREVVQETTAPPAQPDSAHPAAPAAAPSFSSAPFVPDPTRDPGGGAPPDQVTSLLDSVAAENAEKVRHMSYTNVEEELQDAMAFFGADALAKLKARRGIQETDEGGMSEPAAPAAPAAQGWPALERRLADVDLESSQKPPPAPQNASAEELEAFRAKYFPDEPETVNPSLAWTVSEDTAPSAPQVRFDFGGKVSWRPGTAPSTDHTYLAGLHHHGAEQHAPGYTIDELLHLVQSSVAAQRTMALQVLGRILSLHPQRLANGLAGATFGTQADPLVNAALDADGSTPRANILLSARWLLNDRQRSVRNAAMTCLASALASISVYAPSDAVRLGALPVSAPPRLDWLWLSALQPEGAWTPREAPGAYAETDASYIELVRRDWASTLLQTDLLATLDSLAAAHAALDDAAIGTHQAADIVETRAALLDILFFLVVHSTEAAQRLAQHPHAVRLIAQLGGTARAWPLGDVSTWPSAHALALILRSVQSSKHTAEELMGQGVLGGVLRYLVLPPIGTPEGPVQVQEQILLFLAVRIVTCLARYGLCSTSVRETWPALQRLGDWAATSEERAAPAVLEMLAVWTHLARQGPRHGDLGVNWPAVREWVRWSVACLAQTPAVAKTAAIEHIASWAYAARELEPELLEMDGKERVVQQVQTLLHNTKATLPVALAALEHSRMQRDAAGAAKAILELVPMAKLAGAVAQLMQATPWAWTDKELCAEVQHTILASPLIDVLSMPIVGVDGTSEAAQVVVLAACMESVGMTGAVEGVATQDANEEEASDASAAPVPTDTSDALESDAPPSQSASPAIPSLLALVALPPEEGALAHRLLTTLVQRWDARIWTVLAPFLEDLLQRAGTPPATSYSLVKTLQLSATMPPSLAITPLPAGLPESDSVTGATLWQASSSGLPLRHDWPFAPLDDLLHSGEARVFNRADGLPADWDFSEADIVAATLQLAVRVAHASLGAALPSLMQAAHVWLGVIKVFLLEQNQAHSEKYSGAATGRDLYATKPVRRLLQTLMHLADCAAAQCPTVSLEDAADALRTGVSFYQLYTDLIGLYDAVSLGDPVFARALLPPLAMTYAVDYRRLLWSDYAHLLRTITTRVEDAPVSTGGAPPSSDSAAPGVGAPLCIPVERRVAGYLHPLETDRIVLGCYAQALRSGQVTPQQPLLYRIALHHTAHALFGTGSYPDRDALGRLLFSSDAPAAVQGDLVRYLGASDADVARWVST is encoded by the coding sequence ATGGCACGACACGAGCAGGTtcggccgcggctcgtcgaccttgccgaggtcgacgacgatggGCAGGACGCGCTGATGCAGTGGCCTGCGGCCGCCTCTGTCGTCCGCAAACCTCCGCCCCAGGTCGAGAAGAAAGAGGCGAAGCAGGTGCGCTTTGACAGTGCAGGGGCCCACGAAACGGCCGATGCGTCCATGCCTGAGGACGCTCCGCCTGTAGAGAAGCCATACGTGCCGGTGATGGGTGCGatccgcgagcgtgcggatgATAATGCGGGGCATGAGCGGCgtacggcgccgcgcacatCGCGCttccgcgccgagcgcgaaaTGGATCGTGCCCTCGACGATGgtctcgacgaggacggcaAGCCCATGTCTGCTTttcggcgctcgcgcctgCTCAAGTCCAAGGGGCAGAGTGTTGCGAGCCCCGGtagctcggcgaggcgcgaaGTCGTACAGGAAACGACAGCGCCACCCGCCCAGCCTGACAGTGCACACCCTGCCGCAcccgccgctgcgccctCCTTTTCCTCTGCTCCATTTGTGCCGGATCCCACGCGCGAccccggcggcggtgctccGCCGGACCAGGTCACGTCGCTCCTCGACtcggtcgccgccgagaaTGCTGAAAAAGTACGGCACATGAGCTACACTAATGTCGAAGAGGAGCTACAGGACGCCATGGCATTCTTTGGCGCGGACGCTCTCGCGAAGCtcaaggcgcgccgcggcataCAAGAGACAGATGAAGGCGGCATGTCagagccggcggcgcctgctgcgcctgccgcgcaagggtggcctgcgctcgagcggcgcctcgctgaCGTCGACCTGGAATCTTCGCAGAAGCCtccgcctgcgccccaGAACGCTTCGGcagaggagctcgaggcgttcCGTGCGAAGTACTTTCCCGACGAGCCGGAAACGGTGAACCCGTCGCTGGCGTGGACCGTGTCCGAAGACACGGCGCCTTCTGCCCCTCAGGTCCGCTTTGACTTTGGCGGCAAGGTGAGCTGGCGCCCTGGCACCGCGCCGTCCACGGACCACACATACCTCGCTGGACTGCACCACCACGGTGCTGAGCAGCATGCGCCGGGGTATACCATTGACGAGCTTCTGCATCTCGTGCAGAGCTCGGTAGCCGCTCAGCGGACCATGGCGCTGCAGGTGCTTGGGCGCATCTTGTCGCTGCACccccagcgcctcgccaacGGGCTCGCAGGCGCCACGTTTGGGACACAGGCCGATCCGCTCGTCAacgctgcgctcgatgcaGACGGTAGCACACCGCGGGCCAACATTCTCCtgagcgcacgctggcTGCTCAACGACCGCCAGCGCAGTGTGCGCAATGCCGCGATGACGTGCCTTGCGTCGGCACTTGCATCCATCAGCGTCtatgcgccgagcgacgcggttcgtctcggtgcgctgccggtcagtgcgccgccgcgccttgACTGGCTCTGGCTCTCAGCGCTGCAGCCCGAAGGGGCAtggacgccgcgcgaggcTCCCGGGGCGTACGCAGAGACAGACGCGAGCTACATTGagctggtgcgccgcgactgggcgtcgacgctgctgcagaCAGACCTgcttgcgacgctcgactcgctcgcggctGCCCATGCCGCGCTGGACGATGCGGCGATTGGCACACACCAAGCCGCCGACATtgtcgagacgcgcgcggcactcTTGGATATTCTCTTTTTCCTCGTGGTGCATAGCACGGAGGCCGCacagcgccttgcgcagcacccCCACGCCGTGCGTCTCATTGCTCAGCTCGGGGGCACGGCGCGGGCATGGCCTCTTGGCGACGTTTCGACGTGGCCGTCGGCGCATGCTCTTGCGCTTATCCTGCGCTCTGTACAGAGCTCAAAGCACACTGCCGAAGAGCTGATGGGCCAAGGCGTGCttggcggcgtgctgcgctaCCTTGTCCTTCCTCCTATTGGCACACCGGAAGGGCCGGTCCAAGTGCAGGAGCAGATCCTGCTGTTCCTCGCTGTGCGGATTGTAACCTGTCTTGCGCGGTATGGTCTGTGTAGCACGAGCGTCCGGGAGACATGGCCCGCActccagcgcctcggtgactgggccgcgacgtcggaggagcgcgcagcgccagccgTGCTCGAGATGCTCGCTGTGTGGACGCACCTAGCACGCCAAGGGCCGCGACACGGCGACCTTGGCGTGAACTGGCCAGCGGTGCGCGAATGGGTGCGTTGGAGTgtcgcgtgcctcgcgcagaCACCGGCTGTGGCCAAGACGGCGGCGATTGAGCACATTGCGAGCTGGGCGTATGCCGcacgcgagctcgagccggAGCTGCTCGAAATGGACGGAAAAGAGCGCGTTGTGCAGCAGGTGCAAACGCTTTTGCACAACACCAAGGCAACGTTGCCTGttgcgcttgccgcgctcgagcatagccgcatgcagcgcgacgctgctgGGGCTGCCAAGGCGATTCTGGAGCTAGTGCCGATGGCCAAGCTTGCGGGCGCCGTAGCACAGCTCATGCAAGCGACACCATGGGCATGGACCGACAAGGAGCTATGTGCAGAAGTGCAGCACACGATTCTTGCGTCGCCGCTTATCGATGTGCTCAGCATGCCGATCGTCGGCGTGGACGGCACGTCCGAGGCTGCGCAGGTCGTCGTTCTTGCTGCGTGCATGGAAAGTGTGGGCATGACAGGAGCAGTGGAGGGTGTCGCGACGCAGGACGCCAACGAGGAGGAAGCCTCGGAcgcgtctgcagcgccCGTGCCTACTGATACCAGCGATGCGCTTGAGAGCGATGCGCCCCCGAGCCAAAGCGCCTCGCCTGCGATCCCTTCGCTTCTTGCGCTCGTAGCCCTTCCTCCAGAGGaaggcgcgctcgcgcaccgcctcctTACTACGCTTGTCCAGCGCTGGGACGCACGTATCTGGACGGTCCTTGCGCCGTTCCTCGAGGACCTCTTGCAACGtgccggcacgccgcctgcCACGTCTTACTCGCTCGTCAAGACGCTGCAGCTCTCTGCGACGATGCCCCCCAGCCTTGCCATTACCCCCCTCCCTGCCGGGCTTCCCGAGTCGGACAGTGTGACAGGGGCGACGCTGTGGCAGgcgtcctcgtccggcCTTCCTCTGCGGCACGACTGGCCCTTTGCGCCGCTTGACGATCTGCTGCacagcggcgaggcgcgcgtctttAACCGCGCCGATGGCCTGCCCGCCGACTGGGACTTTAGCGAGGCGGACATTGTAGCGGCGACGTTGCAGCTTGCCGTGCGTGTCGCCcatgcgtcgctcggcgccgcgctgccctCGCTGATGCAAGCCGCGCACGTCTGGCTCGGCGTGATCAAGGTCTTTTTGCTCGAGCAGAACCAGGCGCACTCGGAAAAATACTCTGGCGCGGCGACTGGGCGCGATCTGTACGCGACCAAGCCCGTGCGCCGTctgctgcagacgctcatGCACCTTGCCGACtgtgcagcggcgcagtgCCCCACTGTCAGTCtcgaggacgcggccgacgcgctgcgcactgGCGTGTCGTTCTACCAGCTGTATACGGACCTTATCGGGCTGTACGATGCCGTGTCGCTTGGTGACCCCGTCTTTGCACGCGCGCTTCTCCCACCCCTTGCCATGACCTATGCGGTGGACTACCGGCGCTTGCTGTGGAGCGACTATGCCCACCTCCTCCGGACCATTACGACGCGggtcgaggatgcgccggTGAGCACTGGTGGCGCCCCCCCGTCGTCCGACAGTGCGGCGCCCGGTGTGGGTGCGCCGCTGTGTATcccggtcgagcgccgtgtcgcggGCTATTTGCACCCCCTCGAGACGGACCGCATCGTGCTGGGATGCtatgcgcaggcgctgcgctctGGCCAGGTGACGCCTCAGCAGCCCCTCTTGTACCGCATTGCGTTGCACCACACGGCCCATGCGCTCTTTGGCACCGGGTCGTATCCtgaccgcgacgcgctgggccGGCTGCTCTTTTCGTCggatgcgccggcggccgtgcaaGGCGATCTTGTCCGCTATCTTGgtgcgagcgacgcggatGTCGCTCGCTGGGTATCTACGTAG